In one window of Haloprofundus halophilus DNA:
- a CDS encoding amphi-Trp domain-containing protein has protein sequence MPEEVLFKTEHRQRRADVANYLRTVADKLDSGDPITLSAGDQSVTLDVPAQPTFEVKAERETSATSDSAELSVEFELEWDEGSSGEGGVDGELSIE, from the coding sequence ATGCCGGAAGAAGTACTTTTCAAGACGGAACATCGTCAGCGCCGTGCGGACGTCGCCAACTACCTTCGGACCGTCGCGGACAAACTCGACTCGGGCGACCCGATCACGCTCTCGGCCGGCGACCAGTCGGTGACACTCGACGTCCCCGCGCAGCCGACGTTCGAGGTGAAAGCCGAACGGGAGACGTCGGCGACGAGCGACTCGGCCGAACTCAGCGTCGAGTTCGAGTTGGAGTGGGACGAGGGTAGCAGCGGCGAAGGCGGTGTCGACGGCGAACTCAGCATCGAGTGA
- a CDS encoding universal stress protein: MYDTILLPTDGSDGSEQAAKHAFDLARQYDATVHVLYVADTQRDSLTTVGTEVVDALEAEGQDAVSAITESDVAHGVDVEEVVVQGHPDDEILDYIEDNAVDLVVMATHGRSGLGRYLLGSTTEKIVRRSPVPVFTVRVEE, from the coding sequence ATGTACGACACGATTCTCCTTCCGACCGACGGAAGCGACGGCTCCGAACAGGCGGCGAAACACGCGTTCGACCTCGCGCGGCAGTACGATGCGACGGTCCACGTCCTCTACGTCGCAGACACGCAGCGAGACAGTCTCACCACGGTCGGCACCGAGGTAGTCGACGCGCTCGAAGCCGAAGGGCAGGACGCGGTGTCGGCGATCACCGAGAGCGACGTCGCCCACGGCGTCGACGTCGAGGAAGTCGTCGTCCAGGGCCACCCCGACGACGAGATTCTCGACTACATCGAGGACAACGCCGTCGACCTCGTGGTGATGGCGACCCACGGACGCAGCGGTCTCGGGCGTTACCTCCTCGGCAGCACGACCGAGAAAATCGTCCGCAGGTCGCCCGTTCCGGTGTTCACGGTCCGCGTCGAAGAGTAG
- the glyA gene encoding serine hydroxymethyltransferase, protein MDYEHVREVDPAVADALSGEVTRQQETLAMIASENHVSRAVLEAQGSALTNKYAEGYPGSRYYAGCEYADEVERLAIDRAKELWGAEHVNVQPHSGTQANMGVYLAMLEPGDKILSLELNHGGHLSHGHPANFTGKLYDVEQYHVDAETGYIDYDALEEQAREFEPDIIVSGYSAYPRAVEWERIQDVADDVGAYHLADIAHITGLVAAGVHPSPVGVADFVTGSTHKTIRAGRGGIIMTSEEHAKAVDSAVFPGAQGGPLMHNIAGKAVGFHEAMQPEFEEYAERVVANAKTLAETFEENGLGVVSGGTDTHLVLVDLRESHPDLTGGEAEEALESVGVVLNANTVPGETRSAFNPSGIRAGTPGLTTRGFDEEATAEVGDLIYRVVDNHDDDAVLEDVSASVRDLCEAHPLYE, encoded by the coding sequence ATGGACTACGAGCACGTACGCGAGGTCGACCCGGCGGTCGCAGACGCCCTCTCCGGCGAAGTGACTCGCCAGCAGGAGACGCTGGCGATGATTGCGAGCGAGAACCACGTCAGTCGCGCCGTGTTGGAGGCACAGGGCAGCGCGCTGACCAACAAGTACGCCGAGGGCTACCCGGGCTCTCGCTACTACGCCGGCTGCGAGTACGCCGACGAGGTCGAACGCCTCGCCATCGACCGGGCGAAAGAGCTGTGGGGCGCAGAGCACGTCAACGTCCAGCCGCACTCGGGGACGCAGGCGAACATGGGCGTCTACCTCGCCATGCTCGAACCGGGCGACAAGATTCTCTCCTTGGAACTGAACCACGGCGGCCACCTGAGCCACGGCCACCCAGCGAACTTCACGGGGAAACTGTACGACGTCGAGCAGTACCACGTCGACGCCGAGACGGGTTACATCGACTACGACGCGCTCGAAGAACAGGCCCGCGAGTTCGAACCGGACATCATCGTCTCCGGGTACTCCGCGTACCCGCGTGCGGTGGAGTGGGAGCGCATCCAGGACGTCGCAGACGACGTGGGTGCGTACCACCTCGCCGACATCGCCCACATCACCGGCCTCGTCGCGGCGGGCGTCCACCCCTCGCCGGTCGGCGTCGCCGACTTCGTCACCGGGTCGACGCACAAGACCATCCGCGCGGGTCGCGGCGGCATCATCATGACGAGCGAGGAGCACGCGAAAGCCGTCGACTCGGCCGTCTTCCCCGGCGCGCAGGGCGGCCCGCTCATGCACAACATCGCGGGCAAAGCCGTCGGCTTCCACGAGGCGATGCAGCCCGAGTTCGAGGAGTACGCGGAGCGCGTCGTCGCCAACGCGAAGACGCTGGCGGAGACGTTCGAGGAGAACGGGCTCGGCGTCGTCTCCGGCGGCACCGACACCCACCTCGTGCTCGTCGACCTGCGCGAGTCGCACCCCGACCTCACCGGCGGCGAGGCCGAGGAGGCGCTCGAATCGGTCGGCGTCGTCCTCAACGCCAACACCGTCCCCGGCGAGACGCGCTCGGCGTTCAACCCTAGCGGCATCCGCGCGGGCACGCCCGGACTCACGACCCGCGGTTTCGACGAGGAGGCGACCGCCGAGGTCGGCGACCTCATCTACCGCGTCGTCGACAACCACGACGACGACGCCGTGCTCGAAGACGTGAGCGCGAGCGTCAGGGACCTCTGCGAAGCGCACCCGCTGTACGAGTGA
- a CDS encoding PadR family transcriptional regulator, protein MYDLTGFQRDLLYVIAGLEEPHGLAIKEELEDYYEKEIHHGRLYPNLDTLVEKGLVDKGQRDRRTNYYTLTRRGRREINARSNWESRYVESESEADAGVEVEN, encoded by the coding sequence ATGTACGACCTGACAGGATTCCAACGAGACTTGCTGTACGTGATCGCGGGATTAGAGGAACCACACGGCCTGGCCATCAAAGAGGAGTTAGAGGACTACTACGAGAAGGAGATTCACCACGGTCGGCTGTATCCGAATCTCGACACCCTCGTCGAGAAAGGACTGGTGGACAAAGGCCAGCGCGACCGGCGCACGAACTACTACACGCTCACTCGACGCGGACGGCGCGAGATAAACGCTCGTTCGAACTGGGAGTCCCGGTACGTCGAGTCCGAGAGCGAAGCCGACGCCGGGGTCGAAGTCGAGAACTGA
- a CDS encoding PadR family transcriptional regulator, which produces MNDLSGFQRDLLYVMAGLDKPSGQQIKGELESYLDSEVNHGRLYPNLDVLVEKEYVEKGAIDRRTNYYDITESGEELLKQRREWEDQYFTVSA; this is translated from the coding sequence ATGAACGACCTCAGTGGTTTCCAACGGGACCTGCTGTACGTGATGGCGGGATTGGACAAGCCGTCCGGGCAACAGATAAAGGGCGAGTTGGAGTCGTACCTCGACTCGGAGGTCAACCACGGTCGCCTCTACCCGAACCTGGACGTACTCGTCGAGAAAGAGTACGTCGAGAAGGGCGCGATCGACCGTCGGACGAACTACTACGACATCACCGAATCGGGTGAAGAACTGCTCAAACAACGCCGCGAGTGGGAAGACCAGTACTTCACCGTGAGTGCCTGA
- a CDS encoding bifunctional methylenetetrahydrofolate dehydrogenase/methenyltetrahydrofolate cyclohydrolase has product MTEIIDGNAIAAEIRADLQDAISTLTDAGVTPGLATVLMSDDPASETYVSMKQRDCEEVGINGIHVELDPEAPAEELYDTIDDLNADPDVHGILVQMPVPDHVDTRRVLRSIAPEKDADGFHPENVGRLVAGDARFKPCTPHGVQKLLEATGVDPEGKDVVVVGRSDIVGKPLANLLIQKAEGGNATVTVCHSRTKDLAAKTEQADIVVAAVGVPELVTGEMLSEGVTVIDVGVNRVDVSERHSEGSQTESDEADTEKGYELVGDVEFESAKEKASAITPVPGGVGPMTRAMLLYNTVKAAGEQSGVDVELP; this is encoded by the coding sequence ATGACCGAGATAATCGACGGCAACGCCATCGCCGCCGAGATTCGCGCGGACCTCCAAGACGCCATCTCGACACTGACAGACGCGGGCGTGACGCCCGGGCTCGCGACCGTGCTGATGAGCGACGACCCCGCCAGCGAGACGTACGTCTCGATGAAACAACGGGACTGCGAAGAGGTCGGCATAAACGGCATCCACGTCGAGCTCGACCCCGAAGCCCCGGCCGAGGAGCTGTACGACACCATCGACGACCTGAACGCCGACCCGGACGTCCACGGTATCCTCGTGCAGATGCCCGTTCCGGACCACGTCGACACCCGACGCGTCCTCCGCTCTATCGCGCCCGAGAAGGACGCCGACGGCTTCCACCCCGAGAACGTCGGTCGCCTCGTCGCCGGCGACGCGCGCTTCAAACCCTGCACGCCCCACGGCGTCCAGAAACTGCTCGAAGCGACCGGGGTCGACCCCGAGGGCAAAGACGTCGTCGTCGTCGGCCGTTCCGACATCGTCGGCAAACCGCTGGCGAACCTCCTGATTCAGAAAGCCGAGGGCGGCAACGCGACGGTCACCGTCTGCCACTCGCGGACGAAGGACCTCGCGGCGAAGACCGAGCAGGCGGACATCGTCGTCGCCGCCGTCGGCGTCCCGGAGCTCGTCACCGGCGAGATGCTCTCGGAGGGCGTCACCGTCATCGACGTGGGCGTCAACCGCGTGGATGTCTCCGAACGGCATTCGGAGGGCAGTCAGACGGAGTCTGACGAGGCCGATACGGAGAAGGGGTACGAGCTCGTCGGCGACGTCGAGTTCGAGAGCGCCAAGGAGAAAGCCAGCGCCATCACGCCCGTCCCCGGCGGCGTCGGTCCGATGACCCGTGCGATGCTGCTGTACAACACCGTCAAAGCCGCCGGCGAGCAGTCCGGCGTCGACGTCGAGCTCCCCTGA
- a CDS encoding DUF7117 family protein has product MEIRGRRECAECGTRWSYYETGSVSCPDCGSIRSVGVDERKRHTDSAAPLELTDLKTTLVDGEVGDVVDELKTRLREYIRKRGFVREGQLHPLDDEILVAAELLHAADVYARSRETTDAEYLYVLTLVDGVEAGDRPEPADVPRSMAAARGLAYATIISKYRREAVTWLEENPDAEAQSTLGTVRDHEKRVHALDGDVPMADSEALVRATQELGAYLATDDVDALATAQNRLSRLG; this is encoded by the coding sequence ATGGAGATTCGGGGACGACGCGAGTGTGCGGAGTGCGGAACTCGCTGGTCGTACTACGAGACGGGCAGCGTCAGTTGTCCCGACTGCGGCAGCATCAGAAGCGTCGGCGTCGACGAGCGGAAACGACACACCGATTCGGCGGCGCCGTTGGAGTTGACCGACCTGAAGACGACGCTCGTCGACGGCGAGGTGGGAGACGTCGTCGACGAACTGAAGACCCGGCTTCGAGAGTACATCAGGAAGCGCGGCTTCGTCCGCGAGGGTCAACTCCACCCGCTGGACGACGAGATTCTCGTCGCGGCTGAGCTGCTGCACGCCGCCGACGTGTACGCCCGCTCGCGGGAGACGACCGACGCGGAGTATCTCTACGTCTTGACGCTCGTCGACGGCGTCGAGGCCGGTGACCGACCCGAACCGGCGGACGTGCCCCGGTCGATGGCGGCCGCTCGCGGCCTCGCGTACGCGACGATTATCTCGAAGTACCGCCGCGAGGCGGTGACGTGGCTCGAAGAGAACCCCGACGCGGAGGCGCAGTCGACGCTCGGCACGGTACGCGACCACGAGAAGCGAGTTCACGCGCTCGACGGCGACGTTCCGATGGCCGACTCGGAGGCGCTGGTTCGCGCGACGCAGGAACTCGGCGCGTACCTCGCCACCGACGACGTAGACGCGTTGGCGACGGCGCAGAACAGGCTCTCTCGGTTGGGGTAA